Proteins from a genomic interval of Tenacibaculum sp. SZ-18:
- a CDS encoding M12 family metallopeptidase → MKSNKHIKKIIAMLFGFLAQVTIAQEGYPNNTSGTTKEIRVTLPFTSGETTIKVTEINNEYLFEGDIVFPKSGGRGGATLASSSSRWSGSKMPYVIASGHPKQADILWAINHINTNTNVCVVPRTAESDYVEFVYQAGICGSSRIGKVGGKQTIRIGDSCGNTRGSAVHEMMHALGFYHEQSRDDRDRYVTIKDSAMIPGKSHNFKKYNQSWYHLFWPEGRNMGNYDYGSIMHYGSTAFGKPKIGGGRMTTIVPKRSGVTIGQRNRMSATDIASINGIYPTACGALSSTSTASSDDSGTSDTGTSTSTSNSSFDISYPIRLIPQTSRVSCWATAAAMIVAWRDNVRSISPEDIANGVNGWRTYFYKNGLPPDNTEMFSVWGFQYDQPQSYTVEGFASLLKGGPLWVATDLQNKAHVVVVAGIRGDGTPNGTILKIYDPWEQGMTSFRSSNRGSVYELTYQEFVNRQETLAFRELSEPSAFYVAY, encoded by the coding sequence ATGAAATCAAACAAACACATCAAAAAAATAATAGCGATGCTATTCGGTTTCTTAGCTCAAGTAACCATAGCACAAGAAGGGTACCCAAACAACACTTCAGGTACAACTAAAGAAATTCGAGTAACGCTGCCATTTACGTCAGGAGAAACTACAATAAAAGTAACAGAAATTAATAACGAATACCTATTTGAAGGTGACATTGTGTTTCCTAAATCTGGAGGTCGTGGCGGAGCTACTTTAGCCTCTTCTAGTAGTAGATGGAGTGGTTCAAAAATGCCTTATGTGATTGCAAGTGGTCATCCAAAACAAGCAGATATACTTTGGGCTATTAATCATATCAATACAAATACTAATGTTTGTGTAGTTCCAAGAACTGCGGAATCAGATTATGTTGAATTTGTATATCAAGCAGGAATTTGTGGTTCTTCTAGAATAGGGAAAGTTGGAGGAAAACAAACAATTAGAATTGGTGACAGTTGTGGAAACACAAGAGGAAGTGCTGTTCATGAAATGATGCATGCTCTAGGTTTTTATCATGAGCAAAGTAGAGATGATAGAGATCGATATGTAACTATTAAAGATTCAGCTATGATACCAGGAAAGTCTCACAACTTCAAAAAGTACAATCAAAGTTGGTATCATCTTTTCTGGCCAGAGGGAAGAAATATGGGCAATTATGATTATGGTTCAATTATGCACTATGGCTCAACTGCCTTTGGTAAACCAAAAATAGGAGGTGGACGTATGACAACAATTGTTCCGAAAAGAAGTGGTGTTACTATTGGTCAACGAAATAGAATGAGTGCAACGGATATTGCAAGTATCAATGGTATCTATCCAACTGCTTGCGGGGCGTTATCATCTACAAGTACTGCTTCAAGCGATGATTCTGGAACTAGCGACACAGGTACAAGCACTTCAACTTCAAATAGTAGCTTTGATATTTCATATCCAATCAGATTAATCCCTCAAACTTCTAGAGTTTCTTGCTGGGCTACAGCAGCTGCAATGATTGTTGCATGGAGAGATAATGTTAGAAGTATCAGCCCAGAAGATATTGCAAATGGAGTCAACGGTTGGAGAACCTATTTCTACAAAAATGGACTCCCTCCAGACAATACAGAAATGTTCAGTGTATGGGGATTTCAATACGATCAGCCACAAAGTTATACAGTAGAAGGTTTCGCATCTCTTTTAAAAGGTGGACCATTATGGGTTGCTACTGATCTACAAAACAAAGCTCATGTGGTTGTAGTTGCAGGTATTAGAGGTGATGGAACACCAAATGGGACAATACTAAAAATTTATGATCCATGGGAACAAGGAATGACAAGCTTTAGAAGTTCAAATAGAGGTTCTGTATACGAATTAACTTATCAAGAATTTGTGAATCGACAAGAAACATTGGCTTTCAGGGAACTTAGCGAACCAAGTGCTTTTTATGTTGCTTACTAA